From a single Fusobacterium pseudoperiodonticum genomic region:
- a CDS encoding putative manganese-dependent inorganic diphosphatase, translating to MEEILVFGHKNPDTDSICSSIAMSNLRKQQGFNAIPCRLGEINKETKFVLDKLGVKSPKLLKTVSAQITDLNYVEKSTISTEDSIKEALDLMTKENFSSLPVIDTEGYFKTMLSISDIANTYLEIDYSDLFSKYSTTFENLKEALEGEVISGNYPEGEIASNLKEASELESLKKGDIVITTSLTDGIDKSIQAGARVVIVCCRKGDFISPRVTSECAIMLVRHSFFKAISLISQSISVGGILNTNKVLFNFNKEDFLNEIRGIMKDANQTNFPVLEDDGKVYGTIRTKHLIDFHRKKVIMVDHNEFSQSVEGIQDAHILEVVDHHKFANFQTNEATKIRTEPVGCTSTIVYGLYKEAKIEPDEKTALLMLSAILSDTLLFKSPTCTSRDVEVAKELAKLAKVDNISEYGMEMLVAGTSMAKSSMKEIINQDKKIFPIGDMEIAVAQINTVQIGELVARKEEIAKEIEHEIGKYGYSLFLFVVTDIINSNSLVFTYGKEIEIVENAFKKEVVNNEILLENVVSRKKQIIPFLMTAAQNM from the coding sequence ATGGAAGAAATTTTAGTCTTTGGACATAAAAATCCAGATACAGATAGCATCTGCTCAAGTATAGCAATGTCGAATTTAAGAAAGCAACAAGGATTTAATGCTATTCCTTGTCGTCTTGGTGAAATTAATAAAGAAACAAAATTTGTTTTAGATAAATTAGGAGTGAAAAGTCCTAAACTTTTAAAAACTGTAAGTGCTCAAATAACAGATTTAAATTATGTTGAAAAGAGTACAATATCTACAGAAGATTCAATCAAAGAAGCATTAGACTTAATGACAAAAGAAAATTTCTCAAGTTTACCAGTTATAGATACAGAAGGATATTTTAAAACAATGTTAAGTATTTCAGATATAGCAAATACTTATTTGGAAATAGATTATTCAGATTTATTTAGTAAATATAGCACTACTTTTGAAAACTTAAAAGAAGCTTTGGAAGGAGAAGTTATAAGTGGAAACTATCCTGAAGGAGAAATTGCTTCAAATTTAAAAGAAGCATCAGAATTAGAGAGTTTAAAGAAAGGTGATATAGTTATAACAACTTCTTTAACAGATGGTATAGATAAGTCTATTCAGGCTGGAGCAAGAGTTGTAATAGTATGTTGTAGAAAAGGTGACTTTATCAGTCCACGTGTAACATCGGAATGTGCAATTATGTTAGTTAGACATTCATTCTTTAAGGCTATATCTCTAATCAGCCAATCAATATCAGTTGGAGGAATTTTAAATACAAATAAAGTTCTATTCAACTTCAATAAAGAAGATTTCTTAAATGAAATTAGAGGAATAATGAAGGATGCAAACCAAACTAACTTCCCTGTTTTAGAAGATGATGGAAAAGTATATGGAACAATAAGAACAAAGCACCTTATAGATTTCCATAGAAAAAAGGTAATTATGGTTGACCATAATGAATTTTCACAATCAGTTGAAGGGATACAAGATGCACATATACTTGAAGTTGTAGATCATCATAAGTTTGCTAACTTCCAAACAAACGAAGCCACAAAAATAAGAACAGAACCAGTTGGGTGTACATCTACAATAGTCTATGGACTATATAAGGAAGCTAAGATTGAACCTGATGAAAAGACTGCTTTACTTATGTTAAGTGCAATTCTTTCTGATACTTTACTTTTTAAATCTCCTACTTGTACAAGTAGAGATGTTGAAGTGGCAAAGGAATTAGCAAAACTTGCAAAAGTAGATAATATATCAGAATATGGTATGGAAATGTTAGTTGCAGGAACTTCAATGGCTAAGTCAAGTATGAAAGAAATTATTAATCAAGATAAGAAAATATTCCCTATTGGTGATATGGAAATTGCAGTTGCTCAAATCAATACAGTACAAATAGGAGAATTGGTAGCAAGAAAAGAAGAAATAGCAAAAGAAATTGAGCATGAAATAGGAAAATATGGATATTCATTGTTCTTATTTGTGGTAACAGATATTATAAATTCAAATTCCCTAGTATTTACTTATGGAAAAGAAATTGAAATAGTTGAGAATGCCTTTAAGAAGGAAGTAGTTAATAATGAAATTTTACTTGAAAATGTTGTTTCAAGAAAAAAACAAATTATACCTTTCTTAATGACTGCAGCTCAAAATATGTAA